A genomic window from Pseudomonas cavernicola includes:
- a CDS encoding CmpA/NrtA family ABC transporter substrate-binding protein: MTDDSQDNTRTTAQAWVAGSDAPEKSALNLGFMALTDSASLIVAATQGFAQPYGLTLNLQRQASWASLRDKLLTRELDAAQALYGQVYGIHLGLGGPACEMAILMGLCQNGQAINLSEPLKRAGMTTPEALASCVRQSGAKLTFAQTFPTGTHAMWLNYWLASHGIHPLHDVNTVVVPPAQMLAHLKAARIDGFCAGGPWGALAVEQGQGFTIATSQMIWADHPEKVLGVTHEFVERYPNTARALTMAVLEASRFIDASTENQRSTAQLISGSEYIDAPLSAILPRFLGQYQDGLGNAWHDRHPLRFHAEGAANMPYLSDGLWFMTQFRRWGLLRDDPDYLGIAQQVQQLELYREAASALGIAVPATPMRSATLLDGKVWDGSDPAGYARSFALHALADAPQSLAL, encoded by the coding sequence ATGACCGATGATAGCCAAGACAACACCCGCACGACTGCCCAGGCCTGGGTCGCCGGCTCGGATGCGCCTGAAAAGAGTGCGCTCAACCTCGGTTTTATGGCCCTGACCGACTCGGCTTCGCTGATCGTCGCAGCCACCCAGGGCTTCGCCCAGCCTTATGGCCTGACGCTAAACCTGCAACGCCAAGCATCCTGGGCCAGCCTGCGCGATAAGCTGCTGACCCGCGAACTGGACGCCGCCCAGGCGCTCTACGGCCAGGTTTATGGCATTCACCTCGGGCTGGGTGGGCCTGCCTGCGAGATGGCCATCCTCATGGGCCTGTGCCAGAACGGCCAGGCGATCAACCTGTCCGAACCGCTCAAACGTGCCGGCATGACCACTCCTGAAGCGCTCGCCAGCTGCGTGCGCCAAAGCGGTGCAAAACTCACCTTCGCCCAGACCTTCCCGACCGGCACCCATGCCATGTGGCTCAACTACTGGCTGGCCAGCCACGGCATTCATCCGCTGCATGATGTGAACACGGTGGTCGTACCGCCCGCGCAAATGCTCGCTCACCTCAAAGCGGCACGGATCGATGGCTTTTGCGCAGGCGGCCCGTGGGGCGCGCTCGCGGTAGAGCAAGGCCAAGGCTTCACCATCGCCACCAGCCAGATGATCTGGGCCGATCACCCGGAGAAAGTGCTCGGCGTCACCCATGAATTCGTCGAGCGCTACCCCAACACCGCGCGCGCTCTGACCATGGCAGTTCTCGAAGCAAGTCGCTTTATCGACGCGAGCACAGAAAACCAACGCAGCACTGCGCAACTGATCAGCGGCAGCGAGTACATCGATGCCCCGCTCTCAGCAATCCTGCCGCGCTTCCTCGGCCAATACCAAGACGGGCTCGGCAACGCCTGGCACGACCGGCATCCGCTGCGCTTCCACGCCGAGGGGGCGGCAAACATGCCCTATCTGTCCGACGGCCTGTGGTTCATGACCCAATTCCGCCGCTGGGGCCTGCTGCGGGATGATCCGGACTACCTCGGCATCGCCCAACAGGTGCAGCAACTCGAGCTCTACCGTGAGGCCGCCAGCGCCCTGGGCATCGCCGTGCCAGCCACGCCCATGCGCAGCGCCACCTTGCTCGATGGCAAAGTCTGGGACGGCTCCGACCCGGCCGGCTATGCGCGCAGCTTTGCCCTGCATGCCCTGGCCGATGCGCCACAGTCGCTAGCCCTTTAA
- a CDS encoding universal stress protein, with the protein MQAIRSILVIIEPELPEGLALKRAKLIAGVTQSHLHLLICGKKHDHSALLSDLSSTLQQEGYSVSSQQDWHDNLHQTIITAQQAEGCGLVIKQHRPDNPLKKALLTPDDWKLLRYCPGPVLMVKTDTPWAGGIILAAVDVGNADGEHRTLHASIINHAYEIAGLAKASLHVISAHPSPMLSAADPVFQLKETIEAQYREQCKAFQAEYDFSDEQLHIEEGPADVLIPYMAHKLNAAVTVIGTVARSGLSGALIGNTAEVVLDTLESDVLVLKPDAIIAHLEELVAQR; encoded by the coding sequence ATGCAAGCCATTCGCAGCATTCTGGTGATAATCGAGCCCGAGCTACCGGAAGGTCTCGCGCTGAAACGAGCCAAGCTGATCGCTGGAGTGACTCAGTCGCATCTGCACCTGCTGATCTGCGGCAAAAAACATGATCACTCGGCCCTCCTCTCTGACCTCAGCAGCACATTGCAGCAGGAGGGTTACAGCGTTTCCAGCCAACAGGACTGGCACGACAACCTGCATCAGACCATCATCACCGCGCAGCAGGCCGAAGGCTGCGGGCTGGTGATCAAGCAACACCGCCCGGACAATCCACTGAAAAAAGCTCTACTTACCCCGGATGACTGGAAGCTGCTGCGTTACTGCCCGGGACCAGTCTTGATGGTAAAGACCGACACCCCCTGGGCCGGCGGCATCATCCTCGCCGCCGTCGATGTCGGCAACGCTGATGGCGAGCACCGCACGCTACACGCCAGCATCATCAATCACGCCTATGAGATCGCCGGCTTGGCCAAAGCGAGCCTGCACGTGATCAGCGCCCACCCCTCGCCCATGCTCTCAGCCGCCGACCCGGTGTTCCAGCTCAAGGAAACCATTGAGGCGCAATACCGTGAGCAGTGCAAAGCCTTCCAGGCCGAGTACGACTTCAGCGACGAGCAATTGCACATAGAAGAAGGCCCGGCCGATGTGCTGATCCCGTACATGGCCCACAAGCTCAACGCCGCGGTCACGGTGATCGGCACCGTGGCGCGCAGTGGTCTTTCCGGCGCGCTGATCGGCAACACCGCCGAGGTGGTGCTGGACACCCTGGAAAGCGATGTCTTGGTACTCAAACCCGATGCGATCATCGCCCATCTGGAAGAGCTGGTAGCCCAGCGCTGA
- the acnB gene encoding bifunctional aconitate hydratase 2/2-methylisocitrate dehydratase produces the protein MLEAYRKHIAERAAQGIVPQPLNAEQTAGLVELLKNPPAGEEALLVDLITNRVPPGVDEAAYVKAAFLSALAKGEVSSPLLDKKRAVELLGTMQGGYNIVTLVDLLDNAELAPVAADELKHTLLMFDAFHDVAEKAKNGNVHAKAVLQSWADGEWFKNRPTLADKISLTVFKVTGETNTDDLSPAPDAWSRPDIPLHALAMLKMARDGIEPDQQGAIGPLKQIETIRAKGFPIAYVGDVVGTGSSRKSATNSVLWFFGDDVPYVPNKRAGGFCFGSKIAPIFYNTMEDAGALPIEFDVSKLNMGDVIDVYPYAGKVTKHDSEEVLATFEMKTPVLLDEVRAGGRIPLIIGRGLTEKARAELGLPASNLFKLPEQPAASTKGYTLAQKMVGKACGVTGVRPGTYCEPKMTTVGSQDTTGPMTRDELKDLACLGFSTDLVMQSFCHTAAYPKPIDVTTHHTLPDFIMTRGGVSLRPGDGIIHSWLNRMLLPDTVGTGGDSHTRFPIGISFPAGSGLVAFAAATGVMPLDMPESVLVRFKGKLQPGVTLRDLVHAIPYYAIQAGLLTVEKKGKKNAFSGRILEIEGLEELTVEQAFELSDASAERSAAGCTIKLSKESIAEYLNSNITLLRWMIGEGYGDPRTLERRAQAMEAWLANPELMEADKDAEYAEIIEIDLADVKEPVLCAPNDPDDARLLSSVAGEKIDEVFIGSCMTNIGHFRAAGKLLEKVKGSIPTRLWLAPPTKMDAHQLTEEGYYGIYGKAGARMEMPGCSLCMGNQARVEAKSTVVSTSTRNFPNRLGDGANVYLASAELAAVASILGKLPTVEEYMVYAADIDSMAADVYRYLSFDQIAEFREAAANANIPVVQA, from the coding sequence GTGCTTGAAGCCTATCGCAAACACATCGCAGAGCGTGCCGCTCAGGGCATCGTGCCCCAGCCGCTAAACGCCGAACAAACCGCAGGCCTGGTTGAGCTGCTGAAGAACCCGCCTGCTGGCGAGGAAGCATTACTCGTTGATCTGATCACCAACCGTGTTCCGCCCGGTGTGGACGAAGCGGCCTACGTCAAGGCCGCCTTCCTCTCGGCGCTGGCCAAAGGCGAAGTCAGCTCGCCACTGCTGGACAAAAAGCGCGCCGTCGAGCTGCTCGGCACCATGCAGGGCGGCTACAACATCGTCACCCTGGTCGATCTGCTGGATAACGCCGAGCTGGCTCCGGTTGCTGCCGACGAGCTCAAACACACCCTGCTGATGTTCGACGCCTTCCACGACGTCGCGGAAAAAGCCAAGAACGGTAACGTTCACGCCAAAGCCGTACTGCAGTCCTGGGCCGATGGCGAGTGGTTCAAGAACCGCCCGACCCTAGCCGACAAGATCAGCCTGACCGTCTTCAAGGTCACCGGCGAAACCAACACCGACGACCTGTCCCCGGCGCCCGACGCCTGGTCCCGTCCGGATATCCCGCTGCACGCCCTGGCCATGCTGAAAATGGCCCGTGACGGCATCGAACCTGATCAGCAAGGCGCCATCGGCCCGCTAAAGCAGATCGAAACCATCCGCGCCAAAGGCTTCCCGATTGCCTACGTCGGTGACGTAGTCGGCACCGGCTCTTCGCGTAAATCCGCGACCAACTCGGTGCTGTGGTTCTTCGGTGACGACGTTCCTTATGTCCCGAACAAGCGCGCTGGCGGCTTCTGCTTCGGCAGCAAAATCGCCCCGATCTTCTACAACACCATGGAAGATGCCGGCGCCCTGCCGATCGAGTTCGACGTCTCCAAGCTGAACATGGGCGACGTGATCGACGTTTACCCCTACGCCGGTAAAGTTACCAAGCACGACAGTGAAGAAGTGCTGGCCACCTTCGAAATGAAGACCCCAGTTCTGCTCGACGAAGTCCGCGCTGGCGGCCGTATCCCGCTGATCATCGGCCGTGGTCTGACTGAAAAAGCGCGTGCCGAGCTGGGTCTGCCGGCGTCCAACCTGTTCAAGCTGCCGGAGCAACCGGCCGCCAGCACCAAGGGTTACACCCTGGCGCAGAAAATGGTTGGCAAGGCATGCGGCGTGACTGGCGTTCGTCCAGGCACCTACTGCGAACCGAAAATGACCACCGTCGGCTCCCAGGACACCACTGGCCCGATGACTCGTGACGAGCTGAAAGACCTGGCTTGCCTGGGCTTCTCCACTGACCTGGTGATGCAGTCGTTCTGCCACACCGCGGCCTATCCGAAGCCGATCGACGTCACCACCCACCACACCCTGCCGGACTTCATCATGACCCGCGGCGGTGTTTCCCTGCGTCCGGGCGACGGCATCATCCACAGCTGGCTGAACCGCATGCTGCTGCCGGATACCGTCGGTACCGGTGGTGACTCGCACACCCGTTTCCCGATCGGCATCTCCTTCCCGGCTGGTTCCGGTCTGGTCGCGTTCGCCGCCGCCACCGGCGTGATGCCGCTGGACATGCCGGAATCGGTGCTGGTGCGCTTCAAAGGCAAACTGCAACCGGGCGTCACCCTGCGCGATCTGGTCCACGCCATTCCTTACTATGCGATCCAGGCTGGCCTGCTGACCGTAGAGAAGAAAGGCAAGAAGAACGCTTTCTCCGGTCGCATCCTCGAGATCGAAGGTCTGGAAGAGCTGACCGTCGAACAAGCCTTCGAGCTGTCCGACGCCTCGGCTGAACGTTCGGCTGCCGGTTGCACCATCAAGCTGTCGAAAGAGTCCATCGCCGAGTACCTGAACTCCAACATCACCCTGCTGCGCTGGATGATCGGTGAAGGTTACGGTGACCCGCGTACTCTGGAACGCCGCGCACAAGCGATGGAAGCCTGGCTGGCCAATCCGGAACTGATGGAAGCGGACAAAGATGCCGAATACGCCGAGATCATCGAGATCGACCTGGCCGACGTGAAAGAGCCGGTGCTCTGCGCGCCGAACGACCCGGACGACGCTCGCCTGCTCTCCAGCGTGGCTGGCGAGAAGATCGACGAAGTGTTCATCGGCTCCTGCATGACCAACATCGGTCACTTCCGCGCCGCCGGCAAGTTGCTGGAAAAAGTCAAAGGCAGCATTCCGACCCGTCTGTGGCTGGCTCCGCCGACCAAGATGGACGCGCACCAGCTGACCGAAGAAGGCTACTACGGTATCTACGGCAAAGCTGGCGCCCGTATGGAAATGCCGGGTTGCTCGCTGTGCATGGGTAACCAGGCGCGTGTAGAAGCCAAATCCACCGTGGTTTCGACCTCTACCCGTAACTTCCCGAACCGCCTGGGCGATGGTGCCAACGTGTACCTGGCTTCGGCTGAGCTGGCGGCTGTTGCCTCCATCCTCGGCAAGCTGCCAACCGTCGAGGAGTACATGGTGTACGCGGCCGACATCGACAGCATGGCTGCCGACGTTTATCGCTACCTGAGCTTCGACCAGATCGCCGAGTTCCGTGAAGCGGCTGCGAACGCCAATATCCCGGTCGTTCAAGCCTAA
- a CDS encoding YgdI/YgdR family lipoprotein: MKHWILAVLCVLGLTGCANEYIIATVDGQLLTTDNKPELDDDTGMLEFEDSEGRKQHIPQAQVKQIIER, from the coding sequence ATGAAGCATTGGATTCTTGCCGTACTCTGCGTACTTGGCCTGACTGGCTGCGCCAACGAATACATCATCGCCACCGTCGATGGCCAGTTGCTCACCACCGACAACAAGCCGGAACTGGACGACGACACCGGGATGCTCGAATTCGAGGACAGCGAAGGCCGCAAGCAGCATATCCCGCAGGCCCAGGTGAAACAGATCATCGAACGTTGA
- the alaC gene encoding alanine transaminase, whose product MADQASRRFARIDRLPPYVFNITAELKMAARRRGEDIIDLSMGNPDGATPPHIVEKLVQVAQREDTHGYSTSKGIPRLRRAISRWYADRYAVDIDPEHEAIVTIGSKEGLAHLMLATLDHGDTVLVPNPSYPIHIYGAVIAGAQVRSVPLVPGVDFFAEVERAIRESIPKPKMLIIGFPSNPTAQCVELDFFERIVALAKQYDVLVVHDLAYADIVYDGWKAPSIMQVPGAKDIAVEFFTLSKSYNMAGWRIGFMVGNPELVNALARIKSYHDYGTFTPLQVAAIAALEGDQQCVREITANYQQRRDVLVRGLHEAGWMVDNPKASMYVWAKIPEPYAQLGSLEFAKKLLAEAKVCVSPGIGFGDYGNDHVRFALIENQDRIRQAVRGIKAMFRADGLLPSTSSPKAKPESV is encoded by the coding sequence ATGGCTGACCAAGCTTCGCGCCGCTTTGCGCGCATCGATCGTCTCCCCCCCTACGTTTTCAACATCACTGCCGAGCTGAAGATGGCTGCCCGCCGCCGCGGCGAGGACATTATCGACCTGAGCATGGGCAACCCCGACGGCGCCACCCCGCCGCACATCGTCGAAAAGCTGGTGCAAGTCGCCCAGCGCGAAGACACCCACGGCTACTCCACCTCCAAAGGCATCCCACGCCTGCGCCGAGCGATCTCGCGCTGGTACGCCGACCGCTATGCCGTGGACATCGACCCTGAGCACGAGGCCATCGTCACCATCGGCTCCAAGGAAGGCCTGGCGCATCTAATGCTCGCCACCCTCGACCACGGTGACACGGTGTTGGTGCCCAACCCGAGCTACCCGATCCATATCTACGGCGCAGTTATCGCCGGCGCCCAGGTGCGCTCCGTACCGCTGGTACCCGGCGTGGACTTCTTCGCCGAGGTGGAACGGGCAATCCGCGAGAGCATCCCAAAGCCAAAGATGCTGATTATCGGCTTCCCCTCCAACCCCACCGCTCAGTGCGTGGAGCTGGATTTCTTCGAGCGGATTGTCGCCCTGGCCAAGCAGTACGACGTACTGGTGGTGCACGACCTGGCCTACGCCGACATCGTCTACGACGGCTGGAAAGCACCGTCGATCATGCAGGTGCCCGGCGCCAAGGACATCGCGGTGGAGTTTTTCACCCTGTCCAAGAGCTACAACATGGCCGGCTGGCGGATCGGTTTCATGGTCGGTAATCCCGAGCTGGTGAATGCCCTGGCGCGAATCAAGAGTTACCACGACTACGGCACCTTCACCCCGCTGCAAGTTGCCGCGATTGCCGCGCTGGAAGGCGATCAACAATGCGTACGCGAGATCACCGCGAACTACCAGCAGCGTCGGGATGTGCTGGTGCGTGGCCTGCACGAGGCCGGCTGGATGGTCGATAACCCGAAAGCCTCGATGTATGTCTGGGCGAAAATCCCCGAGCCGTACGCCCAACTCGGCTCGTTGGAGTTCGCCAAGAAGTTGCTGGCCGAGGCCAAGGTCTGCGTGTCGCCCGGCATCGGTTTCGGTGACTACGGCAACGACCATGTGCGCTTCGCCCTGATCGAGAACCAGGATCGTATCCGTCAGGCCGTACGGGGTATCAAGGCGATGTTCCGTGCCGATGGCTTGCTGCCGTCGACGTCTTCGCCAAAGGCCAAGCCTGAGTCCGTCTAA
- a CDS encoding universal stress protein yields MQRIRRILVVLNPEQSDGLALRRAKHIANAIHADLHLLFCDHRHDHTPFIRRLSEALKGEGFRVTTQQANCDHLHPTDAILTAQQTNACDLVIKQHYPDNPLTKNLLTPEDWKLLRHCPVPVLMAKTNRPWNGGLVLAAMDVDNHEGEHRDLQGSIIVHAVDLAALIHGSVHVVCAYPQVFFSSADPSRLMPAGNAAHYLEACSWFQNEYELHDHQLHVAEGPAKAVIPQMAHELAAVICVIGTVARKGLPSMLIGNTAEALLDRVESDVLVLKPHDSDVHLLEPYEEHLPAMEKPQRNP; encoded by the coding sequence ATGCAACGCATCCGCCGCATTCTGGTAGTGCTCAACCCCGAGCAATCCGATGGCCTGGCGCTTAGACGAGCAAAACACATCGCCAATGCCATCCACGCCGATCTTCACCTGCTGTTCTGCGACCATAGGCATGACCACACCCCCTTCATCCGCAGATTAAGCGAAGCACTCAAGGGAGAAGGCTTCAGGGTTACGACCCAACAGGCCAACTGCGATCACCTCCATCCCACCGACGCCATACTAACCGCCCAGCAGACCAACGCATGCGATCTGGTGATCAAGCAGCATTACCCGGACAACCCGCTGACCAAGAACCTGCTTACCCCCGAGGACTGGAAGCTGCTGCGACACTGTCCGGTCCCGGTATTGATGGCCAAAACCAATCGCCCCTGGAATGGCGGCCTGGTCTTGGCGGCCATGGACGTCGACAACCATGAGGGCGAACACCGTGATCTGCAGGGCAGCATCATCGTCCATGCCGTCGATCTTGCCGCCTTGATCCACGGCTCAGTGCATGTGGTCTGCGCCTACCCGCAAGTGTTTTTTTCCTCTGCCGATCCAAGCCGTCTCATGCCCGCCGGCAACGCCGCCCATTACCTGGAGGCGTGTAGCTGGTTCCAGAATGAGTATGAGCTCCACGACCACCAATTGCATGTTGCCGAGGGTCCAGCCAAAGCCGTGATTCCGCAGATGGCCCATGAACTCGCGGCGGTTATCTGCGTAATTGGCACAGTCGCGCGCAAAGGCCTTCCCAGCATGCTCATCGGCAATACCGCCGAAGCCCTGCTCGATCGAGTGGAGAGCGACGTGCTGGTGTTGAAACCCCACGACAGTGACGTCCACTTGCTAGAACCCTATGAGGAGCACCTGCCCGCGATGGAGAAACCTCAGCGCAACCCCTAA
- a CDS encoding ANTAR domain-containing response regulator, protein MLRILLINDTAKKFGRLKAALTEAGFEVIDESGLTIDLPARVEAVRPDVILIDTESPGRDVMEQVVLVSRDQPRPIVMFTDEHDPDVMRQAIQSGVSAYIVEGIQAQRLQPILDVAMARFESDQALRAQLQARDAQLAERKRIELAKGMLMKMKNCNEEEAYTLMRRQAMSRQQKLIQVAEQIIAMNELLGP, encoded by the coding sequence ATGCTGCGCATCCTCCTGATCAACGACACCGCGAAGAAGTTCGGCCGCCTCAAGGCTGCACTGACCGAAGCGGGTTTCGAGGTTATCGACGAATCCGGGCTGACCATCGACCTGCCTGCCCGAGTCGAAGCCGTGCGGCCCGACGTGATCCTGATCGACACCGAGTCCCCCGGCCGTGACGTGATGGAGCAAGTGGTGTTGGTCAGCCGCGATCAGCCGCGGCCCATCGTCATGTTCACCGATGAGCACGACCCTGACGTGATGCGCCAAGCCATCCAGTCAGGGGTCAGCGCCTATATCGTCGAGGGCATCCAGGCCCAGCGTCTGCAGCCGATTCTCGACGTTGCCATGGCCCGCTTCGAGAGCGACCAGGCGCTGCGTGCGCAACTGCAGGCACGCGATGCCCAACTGGCCGAGCGCAAGCGCATTGAGCTAGCCAAAGGCATGCTGATGAAAATGAAAAATTGCAACGAGGAAGAGGCCTATACCCTGATGCGCCGCCAGGCCATGAGCCGCCAGCAGAAGTTGATTCAGGTGGCCGAACAGATCATCGCCATGAACGAACTGCTCGGCCCTTGA
- a CDS encoding universal stress protein, which translates to MHTIRNTLVVVDSQQPEDLILNRAKMIASATQSHLHLLACDKRLNHSSYLNDMQSALAQEGYSVSAQQAWHGSSHKTIIAAQQAEGCGLVIKQHLPDHPLAKSLLTPEDWKLLRYCPSPVLIVKTATPWTGGTILAAVDAGNSDIEHRVLHSGIVSHGYDIAELAGGTLHMMSAHPYPMLSAADPVLQLKESIQAFYREQCKTFQAEFDISDERLHIEEGSADVLIPYIAHKLKAALTVIGSVARTGLSGALIGNTAEMILDTLESDVLVLKPDDIINHLEELAAPPPSPSADAAASSWPYNHHNHRPHT; encoded by the coding sequence ATGCACACCATCCGTAACACCTTGGTGGTGGTGGATTCGCAGCAACCTGAGGATCTGATTCTCAACAGGGCCAAAATGATTGCCAGCGCCACTCAGTCGCACCTGCATCTGCTGGCCTGCGACAAGCGACTCAACCATTCCTCCTACCTGAACGACATGCAAAGCGCCCTGGCACAGGAGGGCTATAGCGTCAGCGCCCAGCAGGCCTGGCATGGGAGTTCGCACAAGACCATCATCGCCGCCCAACAGGCGGAGGGCTGTGGCCTGGTGATCAAGCAGCACCTGCCCGACCACCCGCTGGCGAAGTCCCTCCTCACCCCCGAGGACTGGAAGCTGCTGCGCTATTGCCCCAGCCCGGTGCTGATAGTGAAAACCGCCACGCCCTGGACCGGCGGCACCATTCTCGCGGCCGTCGATGCCGGCAACAGCGACATCGAACACCGCGTCCTGCATTCCGGCATCGTCAGCCACGGCTACGACATCGCCGAACTGGCCGGCGGCACTCTACACATGATGAGCGCCCATCCCTACCCCATGCTCTCGGCGGCCGACCCCGTGCTCCAGCTCAAGGAGAGCATCCAGGCTTTCTATCGCGAACAGTGCAAGACGTTCCAGGCCGAATTCGACATCAGCGACGAACGCCTGCATATCGAGGAAGGTTCCGCCGATGTGCTGATCCCGTACATCGCGCACAAGCTCAAGGCCGCGCTCACGGTGATCGGGAGCGTGGCCCGTACCGGTCTGTCAGGCGCACTGATCGGTAACACCGCCGAGATGATTCTGGACACCCTGGAGAGTGATGTACTAGTGCTCAAACCAGACGACATCATCAACCACCTGGAAGAACTGGCCGCCCCACCACCGAGTCCATCGGCCGACGCCGCGGCATCCTCCTGGCCCTATAACCATCACAACCATCGACCACACACTTAG
- a CDS encoding DUF1289 domain-containing protein, translating into MSNQRIKTPCVGLCSTVYGDLVCRGCKRFHHEVVNWNLYNEEEKRAVWRRLEILLVQVMTAKLDVFDAVRLRTQLERRKIRFVPEQSAYCWAYQLIARGARVISQLDAYGMTLLPEFRGWALPELRDAIDREFFLLSEAHYERYIAPKFLREGLEIFASDR; encoded by the coding sequence ATGTCTAATCAACGTATCAAGACGCCTTGCGTCGGCCTCTGTTCCACTGTTTACGGTGATCTGGTGTGCCGCGGCTGCAAGCGCTTCCATCACGAGGTCGTGAACTGGAATCTCTATAACGAAGAGGAGAAGCGTGCGGTTTGGCGACGTCTGGAAATCCTGCTGGTACAGGTCATGACGGCGAAGCTGGATGTTTTCGATGCCGTTCGTCTACGCACCCAGTTGGAGCGGCGCAAAATTCGCTTCGTCCCCGAGCAGTCGGCCTATTGCTGGGCATATCAACTGATTGCCCGTGGCGCCCGCGTCATCAGCCAGCTGGACGCTTATGGCATGACATTGTTGCCTGAGTTTCGCGGTTGGGCGTTGCCGGAGCTGCGCGACGCCATCGATCGTGAGTTCTTTCTGCTGTCCGAGGCGCATTACGAGCGCTATATCGCGCCGAAATTCCTCCGCGAAGGCCTGGAGATATTCGCGTCTGATCGCTGA